Proteins from a single region of Pyrus communis chromosome 6, drPyrComm1.1, whole genome shotgun sequence:
- the LOC137737358 gene encoding uncharacterized protein has protein sequence MSDGKSRCLINFLVNSPQGTWFLKSVDALTSIKNKDLLYGYLDDVIQEIGEENVVQVIYDNTSNYKNAGEKLMERKEKVWWTPCVAHCIDLMLEDISKMAWFDDTLKRARCISKYLYGHQWVLALMRKYTNNSEILRQAVIRFVTSFLTLQSLQKQKENLVALFAFQEWSKSTYSKSREAKFAKHHVLHDPAWWECFGHKTPELRKFAVRVLSLTCSASECERNWSTFSMRSKKKREKYDPIVVEEITSDDEWITEIEDPILPEDPTWLKDELLYNVEAVRNVPPPVYEGGPYIREPRESSPPPLREPTPPPREPTPPREPTPPREPTQPRGPITYKRKRGNEESSSRRNVEYDSEESFDELMTYPTRSSRVGNEEDDAFYLELDEEDLDD, from the exons ATGTCGGATGGCAAAAGTAGGTGTTTAATCAACTTTCTTGTCAATAGCCCGCAAGGTACTTGGTTCTTGAAATCGGTTGATGCATTGACCTCTATTAAGAATAAAGATTTGTTGTATGGCTATTTGGATGATGTTATTCAAGAAATTGGGGAGGAGAATGTGGTTCAAGTTATATACGACAATACTTCGAACTACAAGAATGCCGGGGAAAAACTTATGGAGAGGAAAGAGAAGGTGTGGTGGACTCCATGTGTAGCTCATTGCattgatttgatgctagaaGATATTTctaagatggcatggtttgatGACACACTCAAACGTGCTAGGTGTATTTCAAAGTATCTATATGGGCATCAATGGGTACTAGCTTTGATGAGAAAGTATACCAACAATTCGGAAATTCTTCGTCAGGCGGTCATTAGGTTTGTCACTTCTTTCCTTACACTACAAAGCTtacaaaagcaaaaggaaaatcttGTTGCTTTGTTTGCCTTTCAAGAATGGTCGAAAAGTACCTATTCAAAATCCCGTGAAGCAAAGTTTGCTAAGCATCATGTGTTACATGATC cGGCTTGGTGGGAGTGCTTTGGGCATAAAACACCCGAGTTAAGGAAGTTTGCTGTCCGAGTTCTAAGCCTTACTTGTAGTGCGTCGGAATGTGAGAGGAATTGGAGCACATTTTCAATG AGAAGTAAGAAAAAGAGGGAGAAGTATGATCCTATTGTTGTGGAAGAAATTACCTCCGATGATGAATGGATAACGGAGATAGAAGATCCCATTCTTCCCGAAGATCCAACATGGCTTAAGGATGAGTTATTGTATAATGTTGAGGCCGTAAGGAATGTGCCACCCCCGGTTTATGAAGGTGGCCCATACATTCGAGAGCCTAGAGagtcttctcctcctcctcttcgtgAGCCTACTCCTCCTCCTCGTGAGCCTACTCCTCCTCGTGAGCCTACTCCTCCTCGCGAGCCTACTCAACCTCGAGGTCCTATTACATACAAAAGAAAACGGGGTAATGAAGAATCCTCAAGTCGAAGAAATGTGGAGTATGATTCGGAAGAATCTTTTGATGAATTGATGACATACCCTACAAGGTCAtctagagttggcaatgaagaggATGATGCATTTTATTTAGAATTAGATGAAGAGGATTTGGATGATTGA
- the LOC137736957 gene encoding probable transcription factor PosF21, which yields MDKDKPPAHGGGFPPPSGRYSGFLPTGAAFNVKPEPSSSASFPPLASGASADSDHFSHDISRMPDNPPRKLGHRRAHSEILTLPDDISFDSDLGVVGGADGPSFSDETEEDLFSMYLDMEKFNSSSATSSFQFGEPSSSAAAPAPVIAPVSRSPTSSAENIAIGSNERLRVRHQHSQSMDGSSTIKPEMLVSSSEDINAADSKKAVSAAKLAELALIDPKRAKRIWANRQSAARSKERKMRYIAELEQKVQTLQTEATSLSAQLTLLQRDTNGLTAENSELKLRLQTMEQQVHLQDALNDALKEEIQHLKVVTGQAMPNGGPMMNYACFGGAGQQQFYPPNQAMHTLLTAQQFQQLQIHSQKQQHQFQQHQFHQLQQQQMQQQLQQQQQQSGDLKLGGSVPSPSQKENTSEVNQSVTKDC from the exons ATGGACAAGGACAAGCCCCCTGCCCATGGTGGAGGTTTCCCACCCCCATCAGGCAGGTACTCGGGTTTCTTGCCAACCGGAGCTGCTTTCAATGTGAAACCTGAGCCATCCTCTTCAGCGTCGTTTCCTCCGCTGGCCTCGGGTGCTAGTGCAGACTCTGATCACTTTAGCCATGATATTAGCCGGATGCCAGATAACCCACCAAGGAAATTGGGTCATAGACGTGCCCATTCGGAAATCTTGACCCTTCCAGATGATATTAGCTTTGATAGTGACCTTGGTGTTGTGGGTGGTGCGGATGGCCCTTCATTTTCGGATGAGACTGAGGAAGACTTGTTCTCTATGTACCTTGATATGGAAAAGTTCAATTCATCATCTGCTACATCATCCTTTCAGTTCGGGGAGCCTTCATCTTCTGCAGCAGCACCTGCTCCAGTAATAGCACCAGTATCAAGATCACCCACCTCATCCGCGGAGAATATTGCCATCGGTTCTAATGAGAGACTCAGAGTTAGGCACCAACATAGCCAGTCAATGGATGGGTCGTCAACCATCAAACCGGAGATGCTGGTCTCCAGTTCAGAAGATATCAATGCAGCTGATTCCAAGAAAGCCGTGTCAGCTGCTAAGCTTGCTGAGCTTGCCCTGATTGATCCAAAACGTGCAAAGAG GATCTGGGCAAATAGGCAGTCAGCTGCAAGGTCAAAGGAAAGGAAAATGCGATATATTGCTGAGCTTGAACAGAAAGTCCAGACGTTGCAAACAGAAGCAACTTCCTTGTCTGCTCAATTGACTCTCTTGCAG AGAGATACAAATGGTCTGACTGCTGAGAACAGTGAACTGAAACTGCGCTTGCAAACAATGGAGCAACAGGTTCATTTGCAAGATG CATTGAACGATGCACTGAAAGAAGAAATTCAGCATCTGAAAGTTGTGACTGGCCAAGCTATGCCAAATGGTGGACCTATGATGAACTACGCTTGTTTTGGCGGGGCGGGCCAGCAGCAATTCTATCCACCCAATCAAGCTATGCACACCCTTCTAACTGCACAGCAGTTTCAACAGCTCCAGATTCATTCTCAGAAGCAGCAGCACCAATTTCAGCAGCATCAATTCCATCAACTTCAGCAGCAACAGATGCAGCAGCAGCTTcagcaacagcaacaacaaAGTGGGGACTTGAAACTAGGAGGATCCGTGCCTTCGCCAAGCCAGAAAGAGAATACATCAGAGGTCAACCAATCTGTAACAAAGGATTGTTGA